One Lampris incognitus isolate fLamInc1 chromosome 18, fLamInc1.hap2, whole genome shotgun sequence genomic region harbors:
- the LOC130128733 gene encoding probable ATP-dependent RNA helicase ddx6 → MATARTENAGPVVMGLHKQNGQLRGQTKPASIQSGPPAHGKALGMAQKAAGTQQEGSGIKFGDDWKKSLLLPPKDNRVKTSDVTATKGNEFEDYCLKRELLMGIFEMGWEKPSPIQEESIPIALSGRDILARAKNGTGKSGAYLIPLLERIDLKKDHIQAMVMVPTRELALQVSQICIQISKHLGGVKVMATTGGTNLRDDIMRLDETVHVVIATPGRILDLIKKGVAKVDKVQMMVMDEADKLLSQDFVVLIEDIISFLAKNRQILLYSATFPISVQKFMAKHLQKPYEINLMEELTLKGITQYYAYVTERQKVHCLNTLFSRLQINQSIIFCNSTQRVELLAKKITQLGYSCFYIHAKMMQEYRNRVFHDFRNGLCRNLVCTDLFTRGIDIQAVNVVINFDFPKNAETYLHRIGRSGRFGHLGLAINLITSEDRFNLKAIEDQLVTDIKPIPSSIDKSLYVAEFHSVNPDCEVEEVEEKVGRQQDNS, encoded by the exons ATGGCAACGGCCAGAACAGAAAATGCCGGCCCGGTCGTCATGGGACTGCACAAACAGAACGGGCAGCTCAGAGGGCAGACTAAACCAGCTTCAATCCAGTCAGGACCCCCAGCTCATGGAAAAGCCCTGGGTATGGCACAGAAGGCAGCCGGTACCCAACAGGAGGGAAGTGGTATTAAGTTTGGAGACGATTGGAAAAAGAGTCTGCTGCTCCCTCCAAAAGACAACCGGGTGAAAACCTCG GATGTGACAGCCACTAAGGGAAATGAGTTTGAGGACTACTGCCTCAAACGTGAACTCCTGATGGGAATCTTTGAGATGGGCTGGGAGAAACCATCTCCTATCCAG GAGGAGAGCATCCCCATCGCCCTGTCAGGACGTGATATCTTGGCCCGGGCTAAGAACGGAACAGGGAAAAGTGGAGCGTATCTTATCCCACTACTAGAGAGAATAGACCTGAAAAAGGACCATATTCAGG CTATGGTCATGGTGCCCACCCGTGAGCTTGCCCTGCAAGTGAGCCAGATCTGTATCCAGATCAGCAAGCACCTGGGAGGTGTAAAGGTGATGGCCACCACTGGTGGCACCAATCTACGAGATGATATCATGCGCCTGGATGAAACTG TGCATGTGGTCATCGCCACACCTGGCAGAATCCTGGACTTGATAAAAAAGGGAGTGGCCAAGGTGGATAAAGTCCAGATGATGGTGATGGATGAA GCAGATAAGCTTCTGTCTCAGGACTTTGTGGTGCTCATAGAGGATATCATCAGCTTCCTGGCCAAGAACAGGCAGATTCTGCTCTACTCCGCAACCTTTCCAATCAGCGTGCAGAAGTTCATG GCCAAGCACCTTCAAAAACCTTATGAGATAAACCTGATGGAGGAGCTGACACTGAAGGGCATCACCCAGTATTATGCCTATGTCaccgagaggcagaaagtacacTGCCTCAACACACTCTTCTCCAGG CTTCAGATCAACCAGTCCATcatcttctgcaactccaccCAGAGGGTTGAGCTCCTGGCCAAGAAGATCACCCAGCTGGGATACTCGTGCTTCTACATTCACGCCAAGATGATGCAG gAATACAGAAACCGTGTGTTCCATGACTTCAGGAACGGACTTTGCAGAAACCTAGTCTGCACCG ATCTCTTCACCAGAGGTATTGATATCCAGGCAGTCAACGTAGTCATCAACTTTGACTTCCCCAAGAATGCTGAGACTTACCTCCATCGCATTGGAAGATCAG GGAGGTTTGGTCACTTGGGTTTGGCCATCAACCTGATCACCTCTGAGGACCGCTTCAATCTGAAGGCCATTGAAGACCAGCTGGTGACCGACATCAAGCCCATTCCCAGCAGCATCGACAAGAGCCTCTATGTGGCAGAGTTCCACTCTGTCAACCCCGACTGtgaggtggaggaggtggaggaaaagGTGGGACGCCAACAAGACAACTCCTAA
- the LOC130128390 gene encoding trypsin-2-like — translation MMFPILLLLAASNVALGFDDRIVGGYECRPHSIPWQVSLNNGWHYCGGTLINDRWVVSAAHCYKDEDIELRLGEHHIRYKDGPEQFIAPAVIIRHPEYDRYTINNDIMLIKLAEPAKFNEYVQPIALPTSCAPAGTQCLVSGWGATQSPFGCLKCLHCLNLPILSQQACEKSYPNRITSSMFCAGFLEGGKDSCQGDSGGPLVCNGELQGVVSWGWGCAEENRPGVYAKVCQFTDWIHSTMASY, via the exons ATGATGTTCCCAATTTTGCTTTTACTGGCAGCTTCCAATG TGGCCCTTGGTTTTGATGATAGGATAGTGGGAGGGTATGAGTGCAGGCCTCACTCCATCCCCTGGCAAGTGTCACTCAACAACGGCTGGCACTACTGCGGAGGCACCCTGATCAACGACCGCTGGGTTGTCAGTGCTGCACATTGCTACAA GGATGAGGACATCGAGCTGCGTTTGGGTGAGCATCACATTCGCTATAAGGATGGCCCTGAGCAGTTCATCGCTCCTGCTGTCATCATCCGTCATCCAGAATATGACCGCTACACCATCAACAATGACATCATGCTGATAAAGCTCGCTGAGCCAGCAAAGTTTAACGAGTATGTCCAGCCCATTGCTCTGCCCACCAGCTGCGCTCCTGCTGGCACACAGTGTCTGGTCTCTGGCTGGGGAGCCACCCAGAGTCCCT TTGGCTGTCTGAAATGCCTGCACTGCCTGAATCTGCCCATCCTGTCCCAGCAGGCATGTGAGAAATCTTACCCCAACAGAATCACCTCCTCCATGTTCTGTGCTGGCTTCCTCGAAGGAGGGAAGGACTCTTGCCAG GGAGACTCGGGAGGTCCTCTGGTGTGTAATGGAGAGCTCCAGGGTGTGGTGTCTTGGGGATGGGGCTGTGCTGAGGAAAACCGCCCTGGCGTCTATGCTAAG GTCTGCCAATTTACTGACTGGATCCACTCCACTATGGCCTCTTACTGA
- the lipea gene encoding lipase, hormone-sensitive a — MRIESALGAMDFKAVFTALERVCEETVAALCEPSDIPHGDIAKRLVTSMRNVQEHGQALLPVVAGLTEIYHHYDFDAQTPGNGYRTLVKVLQSCLLHIINKGRYIASNCHGAFFRADHNATEMEAYCNALCQLRALLYLAQRLIHDNGYGQLYSLQDADLSQRFVQEYTSMHKACFYGRCLGFQFLPTLRPFLQTVVISMVSYGETYGKQQSGIGTAALSLLTSGKYVLDPELRGAEFERITQNLDLQFWKSFWNLTESGFITGFNRMTSNPVQVNFTLTIPPVPLRLPLASDPNFSATVSPPVAHSGPGPVHMRLISYELRKGQDSQELLAFSRTEPPPVSVSLVPRHQRRSLSPWLLIHFHGGGFVAQTSKSHENYLRAWSKDLNVPILSVDYSLSPEAPYPRALEECFYAYCWALKNSHLLGSTAERVCLAGDSAGGNLCITVSMKALANGIRVPDGIMAAYPATLLTTDASPSRLLTLIDPLLPLGVLTKCLNAYAGADSRTEQRAVRTGSLSALGRDTALLLSNLTLGASNWIQSFLDPHRTTGSAESLSSQQNKSQSGETCRILTRSSPPNSTGHRDYPENFEPLRSECVAFVHPTTCPIIKNPFVSPLLAPTNLLRGLPPVHIVASGLDALLDDSVMFAKKLRDMGQPVSLTVVEDLPHGFLSLSQLSKEIEVASDICVKQMREIFQQPSPQPSPSMQPNFDRINSKTGPCG; from the exons ATGCGAATCGAGTCGGCTCTCGGTG CCATGGATTTCAAGGCTGTGTTTACAGCCTTGGAGAGAGTGTGCGAAGAAACCGTTGCTGCGCTGTGTGAGCCTTCTGACATACCACATGGAGACATTGCCAAGCGCTTGGTGACCTCTATGAGGAATGTTCAGGAACATGGCCAAGCTCTGTTACCTGTGGTTGCCGGCCTCACTGAGATTTACCACCATTACGATTTTGACGCACAAACGCCTGGGAATGGCTACCGCACTCTGGTCAAG GTCTTGCAGTCTTGCCTTTTGCACATTATCAACAAGGGCCGCTACATTGCCTCCAACTGCCACGGAGCCTTCTTCAGAGCGGATCACAATGCCACCGAGATGGAAGCCTACTGCAATGCCCTGTGCCAGCTGCGCGCCCTCCTCTACCTTGCTCAGCGGTTAATCCATGACAACGGCTATGGGCAGCTGTACTCTCTGCAGGATGCAGACTTGAGCCAGAGGTTTGTGCAGGAGTACACCTCCATGCACAAAGCCTGTTTCTATGGACGCTGCCTGGGTTTTCAG TTCTTGCCAACCCTCCGTCCATTTCTCCAGACTGTTGTTATCAGCATGGTTTCTTATGGAGAGACCTATGGCAAACAGCAATCTGGGATCG GCACGGCAGCCCTCTCACTCCTTACATCTGGGAAGTATGTCCTCGATCCGGAGTTAAGAGGGGCAGAATTTGAGCGCATTACCCAGAATCTGGACCTACAGTTCTGGAAGTCTTTCTGGAACCTCACAGAGTCTGGATTTATTACA GGTTTTAACAGAATGACCTCCAACCCTGTTCAAGTCAACTTCACCCTGACTATACCCCCTGTGCCTTTGCGTCTCCCCTTGGCCTCAGATCCCAATTTCTCAGCTACCGTGTCACCTCCAGTCGCCCACTCGGGCCCGGGGCCGGTCCACATGCGCTTGATCTCCTATGAGCTGAGAAAAGGACAG gacagtcaggagttgCTGGCCTTCTCTCGCACTGAGCCTCCCCCCGTTTCCGTTTCCTTGGTCCCCAGGCATCAGAGACGGTCCCTCTCCCCCTGGCTGCTCATCCATTTTCACGGAGGGGGGTTTGTGGCCCAGACCTCCAAGTCCCATGAG AATTACCTGAGAGCCTGGTCCAAGGACCTGAATGTCCCCATCCTATCTGTGGACTACTCTCTATCACCTGAGGCCCCGTATCCTAGAGCCCTTGAGGAATGCTTCTACGCCTACTGCTGGGCCCTGAAAAACTCTCATCtcctgg GCTCCACAGCAGAGCGAGTTTGCCTGGCTGGGGATAGCGCTGGTGGGAATCTCTGCATCACAGTGTCCATGAAGGCTTTAGCCAATGGGATACGGGTCCCGGATGGCATCATGGCTGCTTACCCCGCAACCTTACTCACCACTGATGCCTCGCCATCCCGCCTGTTGACGCTTATTGACCCGCTGCTGCCTTTGGGTGTTCTTACGAAGTGCCTAAATGCTTATGCAG GCGCAGACTCTCGAACCGAGCAGCGTGCCGTGAGGACCGGCAGTCTGAGCGCCCTGGGCAGAGATACAGCCCTGCTCCTCAGTAACCTCACACTGGGGGCCTCCAACTGGATCCAGTCGTTTCTGGATCCCCATCGGACGACCGGCTCAGCGGAGTCACTGTCATCCCAGCAAAACAAATCACAGAGCGGTGAGACATGCAGGATATTGACCCGGTCTTCGCCGCCAAACTCTACAGGCCACAGGGATTACCCAGAAAACTTTGAGCCGCTGCGGTCTGAGTGCGTGGCTTTTGTTCACCCGACGACTTGCCCCATTATCAAGAATCCGTTTGTGTCACCCCTGCTGGCACCCACTAATCTACTGAGAGGCCTGCCGCCTGTACACATAGTG GCTTCTGGTCTTGATGCCTTGCTGGATGACTCTGTGATGTTTGCCAAGAAGCTGCGAGATATGGGCCAGCCGGTGAGCTTGACAGTGGTAGAGGACCTCCCACACGGCTTCCTCAGCCTATCGCAGCTCTCCAAGGAGATAGAGGTCGCCTCAGACATCTGTGTAAAACAAATGAGAGAAATCTTCCAGCAACCAAGTCCTCAGCCTTCTCCTTCCATGCAACCAAACTTTGATAGGATAAACAGCAAGACCGGGCCATGTGGCTGA